The window AGGTTCTTCACCCACGTCGAACTCGCCGGTCCTCGTCCTTTGTCGTATACTTTCGTTCGTGTACCCTGGACAGCAGGAGGACTCCTCTGTCCCATAGACAAACGTCTCGTCGCTCCGCGATCTCGACGGCGGGGGCGGCCCGCTGTTACTACTGCCGGTCGCGCCCATTCCGCGCTTATTCTACTTAAATCGTTAATTTATCAGCGAGCTAACTTAGCACGGTGCTCCTGTATTCCTGCAAGCTGGTCGACTGTCTGCAAAAATGGAGAAAATCATAGAGTTATATATGGTAATAGTGGAATAGTAtgaatcgtaataataataatggagtgaaa of the Augochlora pura isolate Apur16 unplaced genomic scaffold, APUR_v2.2.1 APUR_unplaced_4299, whole genome shotgun sequence genome contains:
- the LOC144477835 gene encoding uncharacterized protein LOC144477835, whose product is MGATGSSNSGPPPPSRSRSDETFVYGTEESSCCPGYTNESIRQRTRTGEFDVGEEPRSQGPSPYATFRGEEWWRQRPSAPSLSNLTPGRRETLHALTDAKPGPNNHHTMH